CAAAACTCCAAACTCTCACGCTAATCCCAGAGTCTCCCATGGCAATTTCAGCCTCGGCCACGGCCTCCACCACCTCTAAAGTAGCTTACCCTCATCCTCATGCCTCCCCTTCCTCTTTCCTTACAAAACCCACTAAGCTAACTCCCAAAACCCTTCTTTCCTCTTCCTTCATTTCCCCCTTCCTCTCTACCACCTCCTCCCCTTCAGCTTCCACTACCATCACTACCTGCCGCCGCTCCTTCACCGTCCGTGCCGCCCGAGGGAAATTCGAAAGAAAGAAACCCCACGTCAACATCGGAACTATCGGCCACGTCGACCATGGGAAGACCACTCTTACAGCTGCCCTCACCATGGCTTTAGCCGCTACTGGCAACAGCGCACCCAAGAAATACGATGAAATTGACGCCGCTCCAGAGGAACGCGCCCGTGGTATTACCATCAATACGGCCACTGTCGAGTACGAGACTGAGTCGCGCCACTATGCCCACGTGGACTGCCCTGGTCACGCCGATTATGTGAAAAATATGATTACTGGTGCTGCTCAGATGGACGGCGCAATCCTTGTCGTCTCCGGCGCCGACGGTCCCATGCCCCAAACCAAGGAGCACATCTTGCTGGCAAAACAAGTTGGAGTTCCCAACATGGTTGTTTTTCTGAACAAACAGGACCAGGTTGATGACGAGGAGCTTTTGCAACTGGTGGAATTGGAGGTGCGTGAGTTATTGTCTTCTTATGAGTTTCCTGGTGATGACATACCCATCATTTCTGGCTCCGCGCTTTTGGCTTTGGAGGCTTTGATGGCTAATCCTAATATTAAGCGCGGGGATGATCAATGGGTCGATAAGATTTATGAACTCATGGATTCTGTGGATAGCTACATTCCAATTCCCCAAAGGCAGACTGATTTACCATTTTTACTTGCTATTGAAGATGTGTTTTCAATTACTGGTCGTGGTACTGTGGCCACAGGCAGGGTTGAAAGAGGGACTGTTAAGGTGGGTGAGACCGTAGATATTGTGGGTTTGAAGGATACTAGGAATACTACTGTGACAGGAGTTGAAATGTTTCAAAAGATTTTGGACGAGGCCTTGGCTGGTGATAATGTGGGATTGTTGTTGAGAGGTGTCCAAAAGGCTGATATTCAGAGAGGAATGGTTTTGGCTAAACCCGGCACAATTACTCCGCATACTAAGTTCTCTGCTATTGTTTATGTGTTGAAGAAGGAAGAGGGCGGTAGGCATTCACCATTTTTCTCTGGTTATAGACCTCAATTTTACATGAGGACCACTGATGTGACTGGCAGAGTTGCCTCCATTATGAATGATAAGGATGAGGAGTCAAAGATGGTTATGCCCGGTGATCGTGTGAAGATGGTTGTGGAGCTTATTGTGCCTGTGGCTTGTGAACAAGGGATGAGGTTTGCTATCAGAGAAGGAGGGAAGACAGTTGGAGCTGGTGTTATTCAGTCCATCATTGAGTAGATACTTTAGAAGAAAATGCGCTTGGCTTTTTGAATGGTGTTGAACTTCACCTCAGATTTGTGCATTTAGTTTCACCATTTCAGCAAAACTTTTCAAAGCCACTGTCATATATTTTGcagttttgttattttttttttatttttgcacTTTTTGACGTTTAGCCTAGTTGGATTATATTCTTCTGATAATTTCAATGTGACTTCTTTATCCAATGTTGCCTGTGTTTGGTCGCTTCTCATTGCTAAACTTCAGCAACTTTGAATAACATGTATTAAGAAGATATTGTGGTAGCTGATTTTAGTTGTTCCATTTATTAGGCTGTCTCTCAATTTATACTCTGTGTCTGGAGCTGCTTGAGCAGAACTCCTATCCTATATGCTTTCTTTCAAGACATACATATGAAGAATTGCTTGATTAACTCCTAAGTTTACTTTTCTGAGAAATATTCTTTTCAGATCGGACTAATTTTTTGCAGCATAAGCAAACATTTCTGTGTAGCTTTACTTATTCCCATGTCATGAGTTCTCTTTTTATATGCTTGGTAGCTCACGTTTATGTACCGTGTTTTGTTCTTCTTGAGGCATTTTTCATTTTGTTATTACCTTGCATTTTACTCTTTCGGAAAAATGTGAGCCTCGATGCAAAACATCAATATAAATATGAGTTGCGGAAGACTGAAATTTGCTAAATTGGGACTTTAGTCTATTGCTGCCCTTTAAATGGTACACGAAGGGCTATTATGCCCCTTAGCCATCAGAGGACCAGGTTGTAGGAAGTCAGTAGATGCATCATTTTTTTGGTATTATGTACTCAAACCAAATAAAATTTGGTTAAAAATAGTTCGTAGTTGAGAATTGAGATCCTGGTACAGCTTGATAGCGTTAAACATGGAAGTGGAGGAATGGTTTCTTGCACATTCCCTGctgcttttttttttcccttgctTAGTTTTGTATGATGCTCGAGTAGAAAATAACTTGATAGATTGGATTCTTTAGAATGATAGTTTTCTATGACCTGCATCGTCCCATGATCAAGGGGACGTTGGTTTTATAGGAGGGGGTGTGGCTTTTCTATATTTGCAATTTACAAGTATCTTGAGCTTCAAGGGGCAGTGTATGAAAAACTGTGTGATCGGTGGATACCTGGATCCCACCAATCTCCTAGTTTCTTTGAAGTGGGTTGTCAAGATTCCTTTCAAGCTGCATGGGTACGCTTTCGCCTGGTGAAGCATTTCAAGAGTGCAAAGCGGCAATCGAGTGTCACAGAGGGTCAATGGAAAGTCGGGGAAAGGCAGAAGGCAACTAAATAACAAAAGTTAATGTCACCTTCCACATCCTAATAGCAAACGTTCTAAACGAATTGGTAAATTCGTTTTCTGGAGACGGTAGTGAAGACTAGCTTTAGCATTAAGAATAGAAGAGTTTTGTTTTCTACTCAGTATTCATTAGATAAATGTAGTTTTTAAGAGGCTACATATATGTAGAGACATTAAATACAAGATGTATTTGATTCCCGACTTAGCCATTCACCATCCACTCCACGATGTTTAGCTTTCCTAAATCCATGCACCAGTAATAAAAACCCCAGTGTCTGTAGATGCAACATCATTTATAGGTGGTGAACGATGAGTAGTGCAACCGTTTGCATCACGCAGAAAACTGACAAAGCTTTAGAATATGGTTGAGGAAATCAACTCTTGAACAAATGCTGCTCTATGCCTTCTCTCTTCAGAATCCACCTCATCACCTCCATCAAGTGAAGGTGTCTCAGTGCTGCACATAAGATATGCAATTAGTGGTATCCCATTGCCAAatctgctaaaaaaaaaaaaaagaaattcaagcaTGTTTGATTTTAGGCGACCATCACAAGTTGTTTTAGTCTTGAAGCATCTCTAAATTGTCAAATATTCAAACCTCAAATCAGTGTAACAATCAGAGTAAATTGAAACAAAAATCAGAAGATATTTTCTCATCAAATGTAAAAAATTTCTGGTCTCAATCTCTATAATGGAAAAGTAGCATACAGTGCAACAGAAACAACTGCACCATACACAAGCTTCCTTCACCGTGTAGTTCATTCAAGAATGCATCAGTAAACCTTAATGGAACATTAAAAAGACCAGAATCAGCAGGATTGCTGTGGATTGCTGTTCCCTAACTGGTTTCCTCACCTCCCACTAATTAAATAGGAAACAAATAAGGTCTGGAAACTAAAAAATCTAAAATGAAAGGATTATACAAACAAAAGGGATGGGAGAAGAAGAATCTTTACAGTGTAAACTAGGTAAGAGAATTAAATGGAACATAAGTGAAGCATGATAGTTTAGAAAAATTCCATAAAAGCTTTAAACGAAAGTCAGATATAAGGCAGGCCATATGTTCAAGAAAGAAACGCAATAGTATATATCATGATGCCATGTGAGGAGCATACCTTTTTAAATGGGCAGTTATATTGGAAGATTCATCTTCTTGGCTTCCTTGAGGGTGTGAATGGGATCCACTGCCAAGAAATGGTGATAGAAGTGGATCTGGTGCAGATTCGTTTGTGTTTGCCCTACCATTTGTTGAAGATCCAAGAAATGAGCTAAGTTCCTTGCCAATCATAGCTGAACTACCGGTCCAGAGACCAGATTTTAAAGACTTTCTCCTGCGCTGCAAAGCATTAAAAAAAATCTAGTGAATTCAAACATAAATTATGCTTACTGGATTGTCATGCATATGTTATATCAAAAAGTAATAAATGTAGCAATCCAATGTACTTCAAGAATCAAGACCAAAGATGAGATGAGTTGCATACACCTGAAGACCTAAAACAAGTGAAAAGTACCGTCAATGAACTTGCATGGTTTACTGTAAAATGCCCAATCACATCTTTCCCTAAATTTGCTGCACAAAGTGGACATACCTGAAAGAACAACATTCAAGTCACCAtcaaattcaaatttcaatagaTAGCATAAAGAATTGAGTGCTGCAGAGTATGATCTTCATTTACAATGCTTGCTATATAACTTCCATCCCCTCAACAAATCACGTTGGACAATATCCTTGAGAAACTTTACAATGTGTTATGTGTGTCATATTGGCCAGAAGAAGCACCCTTGAGTTGGAGTGCGTGGGGCCACAGCAGCTAGGGTGGGCAAGAAAGGAATCCATACCAATGTAATTTGATGATTCATTGATTGTCAAAAAGCCTAGTTAAAGATGCCAATCATATCTATACATACAAATAGATATGCCTGACAGGCATACACACACATGTTCACGACCCATGGGCCATGACCCACACACACTCGCACACTGTATTATAAGATAAAAAGAAGCACATACTGCATTTTTTAAGTCAAAGCAGTGTTCATCCTGCAGATGGCTGCAGAGCACATGGACTTCAATGTCTACATAGCAGAAGGGGCATGGAAAATACGCTCTTGAATCCTCATCTCCATCCGAATCATCCATTGCCAAATTATTATCTGCTCATACATTAAACAattgaagaaaaaagaaaagttatATGGATTAATATTCATCAGTCTAGCTGCAGAAGGTGATCAATAAAGACACAAAAAGAGGATACCATGGTTTTGAAACCAAGGAACACCTAGGATTCCACTAACACAAGGCCACCAATTCCATAATGCAAATCAAAAGGgtggaaaatgaaagaaaaaaaaggagaggAAACAATAAACACTTTCTTTGTAAATCTAGGAAATAAAAAGTACAAATATATGGCATTCTAGTAGCAGGAGTTGAAGAAAAACATAAGAGTTAAACATATGGATTCAAATACACAGTTTTAATCCATATCCATACAACCTAATATCTCCATCATATTTGTTTCACTAGTCAATTGTATAATCACATGAATATAATCATGAACTACACAAATTTATTCACAGTGTAGATGTGTACCTTATTCGTAGAACGACCAATGCTCAAAAGTCTTTTAAGGATACTAAGAACAAAAGTCAATGTACAATCACTTGTACACACTTCACACTTTTCTATACGCGTTTTTTCTTTATTTCACAAATGAAAACAAAAACTTGACTATTGATAAATCATGGCACCTTTTGACCAATAATTGTATCACTTTATGTATATAATTATTTAGTAAAGTTGTATCTCTTTATGCAGTTGTATCTTTTAAACAATGTACATGACTTTTGGATTTTACCACTTTTGGCGATACATGACTTTTGGATTTTGACACCTTTTGACAATGCATATGATATTTCATGtgattgttcttggttttgatttTAAATCTAATGGATCCGAATTGACCCACATGGATGACACAGACCATATCATATTTCCAAAAGGAGTGATGTCATACAGATATACATACACATATCATTGCTACACATATCTCTAAAATGTAAATAGCCATTCTACGCTTTAAATATTCAGCTCTAAACTTAAACTTTGAATGATCTTCTCTAATCCTTCAATATTCAAATCTAGTAACAACTACTCAAAATGAGCAACATATTTGAATCCAGGTAACAAACACCAGAGCCTAGAGAAAATTCACAAGTGCGTTCTCAGAACTCATGAACCAATTCAAACTAAACCTCTTATAGCCTCTACTGAAAATTCCCCAAAATCCATCCTTTTAACACATGCTAACTAGCTAGTCAAATGAAAGGTTTAACCTCTCACCTTCATTGAAACCAGTTTCACCTTTTGATTCCTCATCATATCTCTTCATCATAAAGAGCATGATAGATACTAGACACGAGAATCTTTTCACTGTCCTGCAGATGTTTTGATTTCAAGTAACCATATGACTTAAAACAGAAGGTTTGAATTTTGACTTGAGAGTTCTGATTTTGGATTCAGAAGATTTGATCTTTTCTCCTTGGAAAACAACAATCTCAATTCCTCAAGTTCATCTAAAGTCTTCTGGAGCTTTGACATATCTAAATCAATCTCAAAGAACTCTTCCTCTCCCGGATTCAGCCCTTTACAATTTTCATTGTAATTTGTCGTTTTCATTGGTGGCTTTGATTATTGATTAACCTCCAGTATCTAAATATAGAACTTTCATCACCTTCCTTAGTAAGGAAAGTTGCTCGCCATGATCTACCATGCACTCCAACCTAATTCCTTAATTATAGTTGACGTATCAAGTAAAATCTTCGAAGATTCCGCGGACCCAGTAATAAAATTCCACCGCACTAATCAAAGAGAATCTAAGATACTTCTACCCAAATAAGAGGTATGTCTCTCCTTATGTACTAATCTCATATAGATAAAGATTACAATTCTCACTAGCTCAGAAAACTCTCCCAGGATCCCCCTCCCAAACCCATGATCTCCTGAAATCCCTCAAATAGCAGATTATTCCAAACAATCTACAAACAGAAGTACGTAAAATAATTTAAAGAAACAAAAAGGGACTCTCGAGATATGCCAACTAGACAAAGATTCACTCAAAACCTTCAGACCCAGATTACAAACCTCTCAAATAGACAATCACTTCAATAAaacaaaacaaagaaaaagagcaAAGCATTTTCTAGAAACAGAAGCAAGTACCAGAGTTGTATCTGTCAGCTTGTACAGCAGAGAGGTGCTTAGCGTAGATTCTTGAGGGCCAGAAATCAACATCCATATGCGTCTACGTCTCCGCAAGAATCGTCAGATTCCTGTGAGGCAGCGCTGATGGGTATGGCGGTAACCACTAACATTACAAGTCTACTCTCTGCCCTTTCCTCGCTCTTATATTGCGCTCTGACACAGAGAAAAAGCTTTTGAGACACACAAAAGCTATTTAACATAAAACTGACACGTGGCAAATTGATtaagtaataattttttaaaataaacaaattaaCACAATACAGCCAATAATTTTGTCACTTTTCTGGGCTGGTATTATTAAGTTATTTTTGTTTGCTTGTCATCATTGAGAAGAAAAAACAAATTAAGGTTATTGTTTTTCAGGATGCATTACTGATTGGCGGAAGAAAAATCTAATTTTCAAAGAGTTAATCATGCAACTTGGAACCCACCTGACCTGAGAACTGAAATTAAATAATCAAATGAGGAAAGACTCAAAGCTAGGAATAGCCCACTTAGCATATCATAATTTAATCAAGAAGTGAAGGATTTAATTGTGTTAAATGTCATAAAGCTAAAGTAATTATTTTAGTTTTACGTAAGAACTTGAAAAATTGGTGTGAAATTTGGCCGATGCGATTAAGAAAGTGGTTTAGGGGATTGCatcagaaaaataaaatataaaaaaagacaAAAGAGGAAAAGAAAGTCCTCGACAAGACAACCCAACAGAGACATTGGCATTGAATTATGCCTATAGAAAAAAAGTAGTAATCAATTAaatatataacataaaattttataaaaataataaatttctttatttaacaaaaaaaattgaaatatattACTCATATTATATTGGAGTCTTCAATCCGTCAAtctctataaaaaaaaataataataataataataacattatTTTAGTGAGCGCGAAGAAAAACACGGAGTGGGCTGTTGGACATGATTGGGCCAAGCATGGGGTTGCTTATAACGAATGGGGACAGTGGTGGAGTGGAGGCTCAACTAATATTAACGCCGTTAATTCCTCTCCATTCTTTTTTTTAACAAGCGAATTCATTAAGAAGCAGACTCGAACAGAGGCACTAACTTCTGTCCAGTGTAGCATTGGCACGCACTTGAGCCCAACTTCCTTGAAAATTAGATGATCTACGCCAGCCCAAGAACTATTGAAATGGCCTAATATAGGCTCGTTTTTCACGTGAACTAGTAGCAGCAGctcattttttgaaaaaaaaaaaaaaaaagctttatttgtttttttaattCTAATTGCGATAATATTGCATCACTTTATCCTTCAGGAGAGATTCTCTTCATTGAACAGTATCCAATGTATATGCAAGTACTATAACACAAAAGCTTTACTTGTCATTTCAATGGCATTCACGTCCTCCAGTATCAATAAAAGCTGAAATTGCCATATTTATCTTCATCATTTCCCCCACCACCAATTTGATCATACATAAGCCAACCCTTCCGAGCTTTAACAGGATTAATAGAAGAATTCATGCCGCACCCACAAATATTTGTTAATGCACGCAATTGAAATGCTTTAGACTTTTGATAGAAAGAGATATATATCCATCGAATACTGGGTACAGTGCTATAAGCCATCATGATTTAAAGAAGAAAGGCAAATAAAATTCACCTTCCCCTACCTAGCTATATGACAAAATGCAAGCTTATTATCTAATAATTAGGGTCCACAATAATTAGAAAGAGAAAAATGATGTTGGGATATCAATTAGCAAGTAACTATTTGGCTTCTTGTCCAGTTCTATCTCTAAGTTGGGTGCATGTATtccttttttcaaaaaaaaaaaaatttggcttTCTGTCATGTTTCCATAATTCTCTTGGCATGATCAACGATCCCCACAGACATGATGTCATGATCACTTGCTGTTTCTTAGAGACCTGTGCTCTGAGACAGCAGCTTTAGTCATCAGTTATGATTAAGTTAATAGAAAACAAAAATAGAGATTAATTATTACCATCAACAAAGCTTTTATTAGTTTTTGGCATATGAGATCTCAATTACATATATGGATAGAATCTTCCCCAGGGTCAACAACCACTACCCAAGGAAAATTACCTAGCTAGATAATCTTTCCATGGTTAACGAAAAGCAAAGGTAGGGAAAAAGAACGGCTATTACAGCTTTTTCATGTTTAAAATGCAAGCAAAGATGGCTAGTATTGGGGTTCCATTTATTTCGAATTTGAGGAGGGTAGCAATTGCTCAAAAGTaggtcaaaattaaattaaagacagAAACAAGAGTCAGCACTAGCCATAATGGTATCAATAACTAGTCCATTAAATATATAGGTAGATACATCTCCGAGAAAGACAATAGGATATAAGGGGAAAAAATGAAATCCTACGAAGTAAAACTGGAAATTATTAAGAGGAGTACATCGGTTTGATGATTTGTATATATGCAAATTCCCACATGCTTTAAATAATGTTTTTAAATGGACGATAGAAGAAATTCATATCGCGATCAGTCAAGTCCATGGAGACGTTCTTCCCATATACGTTAATTAAGATGTAACAGATTTTATGTTTTTAACAAAACCATGTTAagattttcaaatttcttaacaTTATAAGCCATACGTTGGGTGATATGGAGCTGGTCTGCTGACCATGGTTTATTATGACTTATTTggtttcgttttttttttttctgattttatttatcaataaattaaatttgatttatcaAATAAAGAACTTCCTTTATTAGATGATAATAGGCTGATCAAATGCTTGATTTAAAGAGTTGTTAACTCGGAGAACTGAGCAACAGTTGCCAATTAATGTGCATTATCCATCGGAGGTGTTTTAAATAAGCGAGTCGAGATccgggaagaaggaaagagacagAAGGATTTAAGCAACTAAAAGTATACAAGAACGAAATCTGAGTAGAACAAGAAAATTTTATTACATTTCACTTCAAGCATTTGCACACCGTACTAGTTAATTGCATTCTGCATCAAACAATACCTTATGTCAGCAACAGCAAGCCTATAACTAGTTATTTATCGCAATTATTAAAACAACACTCCTAGAACTAAAAACAAGTGATAGAGATGCAGTCCTAAACAATCAAGAGATGATAATGCTTATAtagaaacaaaaagaaaaaaagaagaatacGACAATTGAAAACAAAACGAAGAAAGGAaacatgatgatgatgatgatgacgaAGACGACGACGACGACAATGGTACATACTATGTATGAAAGTAAAAAATAAATGGAGTAGTCGGACCAGGAGCTCTTGATTCCCCTTGCATGGATGCCTCCATGTCATTATTCTTAGCTTGGAAAGACAAGTTGCTTATAATTGAATGGCCACTCATGGAAGAAACGAAACAGAAGCCCAAATTTCTTCCTTGGTTGGAGCAATGAAATGAAGCTGAAAGCTAACACCATGGTCAAGGTGTGAGAACGGAAAGAAAATCAAATTAGTCCAGTTGAAAGAAAAGATGAAGGAGAAGTAGTATGGATAAAAGCTTTATCCTGAGAGGCAGTTGTAATATTTGTGTGGTGCGCGCATTCTGTGGAGAACCCAAGCAAATTAATCTTATATTCCCGCATGCACGTTTCCACGGGGGAAAAAAGAAAGGCAAAGAAAGAGATAGACAGTGAAGCGAAGGGTTTTTTAGAAGCCAAAGAGCATGGCGCCCCAAAGCAAGGTCTCCACCATTTCTACTCTTTGCTTGCCACCAAAAGGCTCTTTATAAATATAGTAAAAGGGTTAATTTTTGTATAGAGCgtttgaatttatttattaattttttaatgtttTTGGTGGGTTGTGCCAAACGGATGGTATAATATTTTTCTTACATTGCTTTTGCACAGGACGTGGGGCTTTTTCTAGCAGCTGCGAGGATCCCTTATGTCCTAATGAATTTCCAAGTATCATCAAATACCTTGGATATAATTGAGGCTTGCATGTATACTACGAGGGGACATCAATGCTACTCTCTTGTGCTACATGTCAATTTATCATCTTATCATCATTTGATTGTGAGTTTTGGATTCTTATGCTTGCCTGCAAGTATACTCATGTTTCAATTTTTCATTACCTTTCTCTTCCGAATTTTTCTTATTAGGATAGGGCCCaactatcaatctcattcatgtGAATCCTCCATAAAAGAATGCTTATTCTCCTCCTCGGTTTATCAAAATGGCGTTGGCAACTAGCAAGATGAAAGCAATTTAGTTCAATGATACTTCGTCAATTTGGTAAGATTTTAGATGGATTAAGTTACTATATAAAGTTATTTTTATATGAGAACTAGTTtttctattttaaaattaaatatttgttaTGAAATTTATGCAATatcaatatatttattatttcaattattttaattttataaaatcttATGACAAATATTTATCTAAAAgttgtttaaaaaaataattgcatagtaaaataattaatgcaatatgtAAAATAGTCACAAAGTGTAAATAATTGCAtagtaaaataattaatgcaatatgtaaataattttttttaatttaactcccaTCGATATTTAAATTTAGAACTTCAAAAAACAagatcagttaaaaaaaaaaaaaaattcaaaccatACATATGtctcaaatttaataaattattttaattttatcaattattgcccaaattgtttttattatataataattttaatctaTTTAGCAACTTAAATtcaaatatacatatataaaggCTAAACATTATTTACCCATTATGATGGTAAAaagtatatattattaaaattgcctttgtaaaaaaaaaaataatttatattcattaaaattcaaaattttaattgacaTAATTAATTATATGGGATTTATATGTACATTTTAATTTCTCCTCCCTAAACGCATTAGCATtgttaaaattgataaaattaaaagaatttaacTCATTCATTTTATGACTCATATTATAAAGAATCATTTTTATTAAACATGATTCAtatgaattaatatataaataaataaatttaagatgTAAAATTAATAAGTTTCATATTAATacgtatttaaatttatataaacaaaACCCAGGTAAGAATTtctccatttaaaatttttagtatttggttgattaaaataataaataatttcctCTGTGCATTGTTCAATTAAAATGTGCAATTTCCTCAGGACCACCATCGTCAAGTCGCGTGAGGTCTACTGTAGCCATTTTCTTTCTTTCGCAGAACCACTTGGACCTTTGGCCCCACACTTCCATAGTTGCGAAAAAATGCATGACACGTTGCATAAAAATTGCAGACCTGTCTGGCACGCCCGTTCTCGAAGGGAGTGAGTGGCCCCGGGCCCCCTTTTTTAACGGACGAAACTTCGCATGAGAAAAACAAGGCGGGGCCCAGAAAATTAGTGGGACTGTTTTGTTTGTCTTTTATGGTTTTGTTAAAGACCGTCTGCCATGCGGGGATGGCGATTGTTCGAGTTTTTGTTGGTATTTCGTTtaattgaattctaataaaataaatttaaatattatataattaaattttaaaataaatttaatttaaaaaataatattcattatGAGTttaaattagatttaattttttatattaaatatttattatttaaatttatttatataaatatttaattaaatataaaatatatatttttataataatatttataaatttttatatattttatttatataaaataaaatttaaatattttataaaattattaaaattttaaaatataaattattacttaaaataattttttatataaaatattaattaaaatatataaaattaaacatatttaaatatttttcgaataataataatcaaatttgaTATGAGTTTAGgtaattgagaataaattttaaatagatTTAAGACGAGTTtgaattttgataatattaatcggATTCGGATTTCACTAAAGTG
Above is a genomic segment from Hevea brasiliensis isolate MT/VB/25A 57/8 chromosome 17, ASM3005281v1, whole genome shotgun sequence containing:
- the LOC110646461 gene encoding elongation factor Tu, chloroplastic; the protein is MAISASATASTTSKVAYPHPHASPSSFLTKPTKLTPKTLLSSSFISPFLSTTSSPSASTTITTCRRSFTVRAARGKFERKKPHVNIGTIGHVDHGKTTLTAALTMALAATGNSAPKKYDEIDAAPEERARGITINTATVEYETESRHYAHVDCPGHADYVKNMITGAAQMDGAILVVSGADGPMPQTKEHILLAKQVGVPNMVVFLNKQDQVDDEELLQLVELEVRELLSSYEFPGDDIPIISGSALLALEALMANPNIKRGDDQWVDKIYELMDSVDSYIPIPQRQTDLPFLLAIEDVFSITGRGTVATGRVERGTVKVGETVDIVGLKDTRNTTVTGVEMFQKILDEALAGDNVGLLLRGVQKADIQRGMVLAKPGTITPHTKFSAIVYVLKKEEGGRHSPFFSGYRPQFYMRTTDVTGRVASIMNDKDEESKMVMPGDRVKMVVELIVPVACEQGMRFAIREGGKTVGAGVIQSIIE